The following proteins are encoded in a genomic region of Rubrobacter xylanophilus DSM 9941:
- a CDS encoding TrpB-like pyridoxal phosphate-dependent enzyme, translating into MEPTKFVLGDEHIPQSWYNIVPDLPFALEPPLDPATREPVGPEAFAPIFPRAIIEQEVSAEPRVPIPEEVRKIYGLWRPTPLFRARRLERLLDTPARIYYKYEGVSPTGSHKPNTAVPQAYYNREEGVRRLTTETGAGQWGSSLAFACRQMGLECTVYMVRVSYDQKPYRRIMMQTYGADVHASPTDLTQAGRRILEEHPDSPGSLGIAISEAVEDAVGSEDAKYSLGSVLNHVLLHQTVIGQEAIEQMELAGEYPDVVVGCAGGGSNFGGIAFPFLRENLLNGRDTRFIAVEPASCPTLTKGRFTYDFGDTAGTTPLMKMYTLGHSFVPAGIHAGGLRYHGDSPILSALVHEGLVEARAYLQNETFEAGVAFARAEGIVPAPEVNHAIKAVMDLALEAREAGEGRVILFNMCGHGHFDLSAYERYLAGELVDLQLSQEEIDRALEGLPI; encoded by the coding sequence GTGGAGCCCACGAAGTTCGTTCTCGGCGACGAGCACATCCCGCAGAGCTGGTACAACATCGTGCCGGACCTGCCGTTCGCGCTGGAGCCGCCGCTCGACCCGGCCACCCGCGAGCCGGTGGGTCCGGAGGCCTTCGCCCCGATCTTCCCGCGCGCCATCATCGAGCAGGAGGTGAGCGCCGAGCCGCGCGTCCCCATCCCGGAGGAGGTGCGAAAGATCTACGGCCTCTGGCGGCCCACGCCCCTCTTCCGCGCCCGGCGCCTCGAGAGGCTCCTCGACACCCCCGCCCGCATCTACTACAAGTACGAGGGGGTCTCCCCCACCGGGAGCCACAAGCCCAACACCGCCGTCCCCCAGGCCTACTACAACCGCGAGGAGGGCGTCCGGCGCCTCACCACCGAGACCGGCGCGGGGCAGTGGGGCTCCTCCCTCGCCTTCGCCTGCCGCCAGATGGGCCTGGAGTGCACCGTCTACATGGTGCGCGTCTCCTACGACCAGAAGCCCTACCGCCGCATCATGATGCAGACCTACGGCGCGGACGTCCACGCGAGCCCCACGGACCTCACGCAGGCGGGCCGCAGGATCCTCGAGGAGCACCCCGACTCCCCCGGCTCGCTCGGGATAGCGATCTCCGAGGCCGTCGAGGACGCGGTCGGCAGCGAGGACGCGAAGTATTCCTTGGGGAGCGTGCTCAACCACGTGCTCTTGCACCAGACCGTGATCGGGCAGGAGGCCATAGAGCAGATGGAGCTCGCCGGCGAGTACCCGGACGTGGTCGTCGGCTGCGCGGGCGGCGGCTCCAACTTCGGCGGGATCGCCTTCCCCTTCCTGCGCGAGAACCTGCTGAACGGGAGGGACACCCGCTTTATCGCCGTGGAGCCCGCCTCCTGCCCGACGCTCACCAAGGGCCGCTTCACCTACGACTTCGGCGACACCGCGGGCACGACGCCCCTGATGAAGATGTACACGTTAGGCCACTCCTTCGTCCCGGCGGGGATACACGCCGGGGGGCTCCGCTACCACGGGGACTCCCCGATCCTGTCCGCGCTCGTGCACGAGGGGCTCGTGGAGGCGCGCGCCTACCTGCAGAACGAGACCTTCGAGGCCGGGGTGGCGTTCGCGCGGGCCGAGGGCATAGTCCCCGCGCCGGAGGTCAACCACGCCATAAAGGCGGTTATGGACCTGGCGCTCGAGGCGAGGGAGGCCGGGGAGGGGCGCGTGATCCTCTTCAACATGTGCGGCCACGGGCACTTCGACCTCTCGGCCTACGAGCGCTACCTGGCCGGGGAGCTCGTGGACCTGCAGCTCTCGCAGGAGGAGATAGACCGGGCGCTGGAGGGGCTTCCGATCTAG
- a CDS encoding bifunctional metallophosphatase/5'-nucleotidase yields MVKSRSTSTLVALAAALALALSLARAADAESGPKNEPVPEGRIAEVQILGFNDFHGWLQSPRSVDGRPVGGAEYLAAYLDREERENPKGTIRIHAGDSVGGSPLISSYFHDEPAIYAMNLMGLDLGTLGNHEFDEGKTEMFRLLNGGQRTDGDQFKTGPDGEPVNTSDPDFPGARFPYIAANTVWAGTEDPILPPYEVIKRRGVKVGFIGVVTPETEQIVIPDAVAPFDFLDISDTVNRYVPKLRKRGVEAIVVLAHSGGFQSGQTATGEVVTETAQMSDAVDAVIAGHSHTFMDTRVDGKLLVQAYSFGTAIEDVDLRIDRRTKDVVGAEAEVITTYRDAIAPDPEVAALVAEYEREIAPVANRVVGVAAEDITRATTPAGESALGDLIADAQRAYAGADFAFMNPGGIRADIAAGEVTFGELFAVQPFDNQVAKMELTGDQIYALLEQQFQEGRTRILQVSGLEFSYDASRPAGQRITSVTLPDGTPIDRSATYTVAANSFIATGGDGFTVFKEGRDQQTLGSDLEALEAYIDGLPQPFEAPDPFADPRITREG; encoded by the coding sequence ATGGTGAAGAGCAGATCTACGAGCACCCTCGTCGCGCTCGCCGCGGCGCTGGCGCTCGCGTTGTCTCTGGCCCGGGCGGCCGATGCCGAGTCCGGGCCCAAGAACGAGCCCGTGCCGGAGGGCAGGATCGCGGAGGTCCAGATCCTGGGCTTCAACGACTTCCACGGCTGGCTGCAGTCGCCGCGCAGCGTGGACGGGCGCCCGGTCGGCGGCGCGGAGTACCTGGCCGCCTACCTCGACCGCGAGGAGCGCGAGAACCCGAAGGGCACCATCCGCATCCACGCCGGGGACTCCGTCGGGGGATCCCCGCTCATCTCGAGCTACTTCCACGACGAGCCCGCCATCTACGCGATGAACCTTATGGGCCTCGACCTCGGGACTTTAGGCAACCACGAGTTCGACGAGGGCAAGACCGAGATGTTCCGCCTCCTGAACGGCGGGCAGCGGACCGACGGCGACCAGTTCAAGACCGGTCCCGACGGCGAGCCGGTGAATACCTCCGACCCCGACTTCCCCGGGGCGCGGTTCCCCTACATCGCCGCCAACACCGTCTGGGCCGGCACCGAAGACCCGATCCTGCCGCCCTACGAGGTCATCAAGCGCAGGGGCGTGAAGGTCGGGTTTATCGGGGTGGTGACGCCGGAGACCGAGCAGATCGTCATCCCCGACGCCGTCGCCCCCTTCGACTTCCTCGACATCTCCGACACCGTGAACCGCTACGTCCCAAAGCTCAGGAAGAGGGGCGTCGAGGCGATAGTCGTGCTCGCCCACTCCGGCGGCTTCCAGAGCGGGCAGACCGCCACCGGCGAGGTCGTGACCGAGACGGCGCAGATGAGCGACGCGGTGGACGCCGTCATCGCCGGGCACAGCCACACCTTCATGGACACCCGCGTGGACGGCAAGCTGCTCGTGCAGGCCTACAGCTTCGGCACCGCCATAGAGGACGTGGACCTGCGCATCGACCGCAGGACGAAGGACGTCGTCGGCGCCGAGGCCGAGGTCATAACCACCTACCGGGACGCCATCGCCCCCGACCCCGAGGTCGCCGCCCTCGTCGCCGAGTACGAGCGGGAGATAGCGCCGGTCGCGAACCGCGTCGTCGGCGTCGCCGCAGAGGACATAACCCGCGCGACGACGCCCGCGGGCGAGAGCGCGCTCGGGGACCTCATCGCCGACGCGCAGAGGGCCTACGCCGGCGCCGACTTCGCCTTCATGAACCCCGGCGGCATCCGGGCCGACATCGCGGCGGGCGAGGTGACCTTCGGGGAGCTCTTCGCGGTGCAGCCCTTCGACAACCAGGTGGCGAAGATGGAGCTGACCGGGGACCAGATCTACGCGCTCCTCGAGCAGCAGTTCCAGGAGGGCCGGACCCGCATCCTGCAGGTGAGCGGCCTCGAGTTCTCCTACGACGCCTCGCGGCCCGCCGGGCAGCGCATAACCAGCGTCACCCTCCCGGACGGCACCCCGATAGACCGCTCCGCGACCTACACCGTCGCGGCCAACAGCTTCATCGCGACCGGCGGCGACGGCTTCACGGTCTTCAAGGAGGGCAGAGACCAGCAGACCCTCGGCAGCGACCTCGAGGCGCTCGAGGCCTACATAGACGGCCTCCCGCAGCCCTTCGAGGCCCCCGACCCGTTCGCCGACCCGAGGATCACGCGGGAGGGGTAG
- a CDS encoding PhoX family protein, translated as MEKSSGAGRALPVLSHAGGRSAMTCAYRCGNACAHEAPNASDNPYFGDVLSRALSRRGFLKLGAAAAVVLYAGARPAGARRRSGLTFEPVPPNSLDDVVVPDGYDYEVVVRWGDPILPGAPEFDFENQTAEAQSKQFGYNCDYVAFFPLRGRDGGRALLVVNHEYTNTELMFRGFDPATGTSPEDPERIRVELMAHGISVVEVRRRRRGGYEMVRSRRYNRRITAMTPMRLTGPAAGHEWLRTEADPEGRTVLGCLNNCAGGLTPWGTYLSGEENYNQYFVNAGAVEDPEKRASYERYGFGATLPDFGYRGWERVEERFDLARHPNEGFRFGYVVEVDPFDPDSVPRKHTALGRVKHEGAETTLSRDGRAVSYMGDDERFEYVYKFVSSRKMARGSSRRAREHNLALLEEGTLYVARFSGDSPPQEIDGSGELPSDGAFDGTGEWVPLVSGEESFVPGMSAAEVLINTRLAADRVGATKMDRPEDIQRNPVNDRVYAALTNNTRRTAADEANPRTNNKHGHVLEISEEGDDPAATRFRWRVFLLCGDPDDPSTYFAGYDKDQVSPISSPDNLAFDERGNLWIATDSGGALGQNDGFFAVPVEGPERGYLRQFLTVPVGAEACGPRITPDQRTIFCAVQHPGEVDGASPDNPASRWPDGGQPRPSVVSVFKTGRGERRIGS; from the coding sequence GTGGAGAAGAGTTCCGGGGCAGGGAGGGCCCTGCCGGTACTGAGCCACGCCGGGGGCCGCTCGGCGATGACCTGCGCCTACCGCTGCGGGAACGCCTGCGCCCACGAGGCGCCCAACGCCAGCGACAACCCGTACTTCGGCGACGTCCTGAGCCGGGCGCTGAGCCGCAGGGGCTTCCTCAAGCTCGGGGCGGCGGCGGCCGTCGTCCTGTACGCGGGCGCGCGCCCCGCGGGGGCCCGGCGCAGGAGCGGGCTCACCTTCGAGCCGGTGCCGCCCAACAGCCTCGACGACGTGGTCGTGCCGGACGGCTACGACTACGAGGTCGTCGTGCGGTGGGGCGACCCGATCCTGCCGGGCGCCCCCGAGTTCGACTTCGAGAACCAGACCGCCGAGGCCCAATCCAAGCAGTTCGGCTACAACTGCGACTACGTGGCCTTCTTCCCCCTGCGCGGGCGCGACGGCGGGCGGGCCCTGCTCGTCGTAAACCACGAGTACACCAACACCGAGCTGATGTTCCGCGGCTTCGACCCCGCCACGGGCACCTCCCCGGAGGACCCCGAGCGCATCCGGGTCGAGCTCATGGCCCACGGCATCTCCGTCGTCGAGGTCCGCAGGCGGCGCAGGGGCGGCTACGAGATGGTGCGCTCCCGGCGCTACAACCGCCGCATCACCGCGATGACCCCGATGCGGCTCACCGGCCCGGCAGCCGGGCACGAGTGGCTGCGCACCGAGGCCGACCCCGAGGGCCGTACGGTGCTCGGGTGCCTCAACAACTGCGCCGGCGGCCTCACCCCCTGGGGCACCTACCTCTCCGGCGAGGAGAACTACAACCAGTACTTCGTCAACGCCGGGGCCGTGGAGGACCCCGAAAAGCGCGCCTCCTACGAGCGCTACGGCTTCGGCGCGACGCTTCCGGACTTCGGCTACCGCGGCTGGGAGCGCGTCGAGGAGCGCTTCGACCTCGCCAGGCACCCCAACGAGGGCTTCCGGTTCGGCTACGTCGTCGAGGTCGACCCGTTCGACCCGGACTCCGTGCCGCGCAAGCACACCGCGCTCGGGCGCGTCAAGCACGAGGGCGCCGAGACCACGCTCTCCCGCGACGGGCGGGCCGTCTCGTACATGGGCGACGACGAGCGCTTCGAGTACGTCTACAAGTTCGTCAGCTCCCGCAAGATGGCGAGGGGCAGCAGCCGGCGCGCCCGGGAGCACAACCTCGCCCTGCTCGAGGAGGGGACCCTGTACGTCGCCCGCTTCAGCGGCGACAGCCCGCCGCAGGAGATAGACGGCAGCGGAGAGCTGCCCTCCGACGGGGCCTTCGACGGGACCGGCGAGTGGGTGCCGCTCGTCAGCGGCGAGGAGAGCTTCGTGCCCGGGATGAGCGCGGCGGAGGTGCTCATCAACACCCGGCTCGCCGCCGACAGGGTGGGCGCGACCAAGATGGACCGCCCGGAGGACATCCAGCGCAACCCCGTCAACGACAGGGTCTACGCCGCGCTCACCAACAACACCCGGCGCACCGCGGCGGACGAGGCCAACCCCCGCACCAACAACAAGCACGGGCACGTGCTGGAGATCTCCGAGGAGGGCGACGACCCGGCGGCGACCCGCTTCCGCTGGAGGGTCTTCCTGCTCTGCGGCGACCCCGACGACCCCTCCACCTACTTCGCCGGCTACGACAAGGACCAGGTCAGCCCCATCTCCTCGCCGGACAACCTCGCCTTCGACGAGCGGGGGAACCTCTGGATCGCCACGGACAGCGGCGGGGCGCTCGGGCAGAACGACGGCTTCTTCGCCGTCCCCGTCGAGGGCCCCGAGCGGGGCTACCTGCGACAGTTCCTCACCGTCCCCGTAGGGGCCGAGGCCTGCGGGCCGCGCATCACCCCCGACCAGAGGACCATCTTCTGCGCCGTGCAGCACCCCGGCGAGGTGGACGGCGCCTCGCCCGACAACCCCGCGAGCCGCTGGCCCGACGGCGGCCAGCCCCGCCCCTCGGTCGTGAGCGTCTTCAAGACCGGCCGCGGCGAGAGGCGCATCGGGAGCTGA
- a CDS encoding sensor histidine kinase, producing the protein MSSPAHRGPGPPGARRSGLPGGLRSRAAAHLRKAALPYAVLALALAFTLLAWEYVRQNLEERDRDLFRNTVSAAELAVERRTRGHILALYGARALFIPGGEVDARDWERYVRSVRLRERFGGLLILGYAPRAPGGRERFPVRLAGPEDEAGRLLLGYDPYADPEHRAAMERARDGGVPQATGMVYVPSEAPPGSVLDILLRRGFYVYLPVYRGGEDPGSPADRRRALEGFVVGIFEMEGLMRGIFRGDFAPAVDLEVYDGGRTSPEALLYDGDGVLRASDPSAAPRFAGSSRLSVGGRRWTLFSAALPGFAGGDGALLPPLVLAVGGATGGLLFGATWLLASSRLRAQAAGRKLEEANRELEAFSYSVSHDLRAPLRSIEGFSQILLEDYGERLDAEGRDYLNRVRRASQRMALLIDALLGLSRLGRREVRLARVDLSRMAREIVEELRQREPGREVEVRVEDGLEATADPGLVKVALENLLGNAWKFTAREERAVIEFGRAVREREPGRPLSCYYVRDNGVGFDMAYAGKLFGPFQRLHTEEEFEGTGVGLATVWRVVRRHGGVIWAEAAEGEGAAFYFTLSP; encoded by the coding sequence GTGTCGTCCCCGGCGCACCGCGGGCCGGGCCCGCCGGGAGCAAGAAGGTCTGGCCTGCCGGGCGGGCTGCGCTCGCGGGCCGCCGCTCACCTGCGCAAGGCGGCCCTCCCCTACGCGGTGCTGGCCCTGGCGCTGGCGTTCACCCTGCTCGCCTGGGAGTACGTCCGGCAGAACCTGGAGGAGCGGGACAGAGACCTCTTCCGGAACACCGTCTCGGCCGCGGAGCTCGCCGTCGAGCGCCGCACCCGGGGGCACATCCTGGCGCTGTACGGGGCGCGGGCGCTGTTCATCCCGGGCGGGGAGGTGGACGCCCGCGACTGGGAGCGCTACGTCCGGAGCGTGAGGCTCCGGGAGCGGTTCGGGGGGCTCCTCATCCTCGGCTACGCCCCGCGCGCCCCCGGCGGACGGGAACGCTTCCCGGTGCGCCTCGCCGGACCCGAGGACGAGGCCGGCCGGCTGCTGCTCGGCTACGACCCCTACGCCGACCCCGAACACCGGGCCGCCATGGAGCGGGCGCGGGACGGGGGCGTCCCCCAGGCCACCGGCATGGTCTACGTTCCCTCCGAGGCCCCGCCGGGCTCGGTGCTGGACATACTGCTGCGCCGGGGGTTCTACGTGTACCTGCCGGTCTACCGCGGCGGGGAGGACCCCGGAAGCCCCGCGGACCGGCGGCGGGCCCTGGAGGGCTTCGTGGTCGGGATCTTCGAGATGGAGGGCCTGATGCGCGGGATCTTCCGGGGGGACTTCGCGCCCGCCGTGGACCTGGAGGTCTACGACGGCGGCCGCACCTCCCCGGAGGCCCTGCTCTACGACGGGGACGGGGTGCTGCGCGCCTCCGACCCCTCGGCCGCGCCCCGGTTCGCCGGCTCCTCCCGCCTCTCCGTCGGGGGCCGGCGGTGGACCCTCTTCTCCGCCGCCCTCCCGGGCTTCGCCGGGGGGGACGGGGCCCTCCTGCCGCCGCTCGTGCTCGCCGTCGGCGGGGCGACGGGCGGGCTGCTCTTCGGGGCGACCTGGCTGCTCGCCTCCAGCCGTCTGCGCGCCCAGGCCGCGGGCCGCAAGCTGGAGGAGGCCAACAGGGAGCTGGAGGCCTTCAGCTACTCGGTCTCCCACGACCTGCGCGCCCCCCTGCGCAGCATCGAGGGGTTCTCCCAGATCCTGCTGGAGGACTACGGGGAGCGCCTGGACGCGGAGGGCAGGGACTACCTGAACCGCGTGCGGCGGGCGAGCCAGCGGATGGCCCTGCTCATCGACGCCCTGCTCGGCCTCTCGCGCCTCGGCAGGAGGGAGGTGCGCCTCGCCCGGGTGGACCTCTCCCGCATGGCCCGCGAGATAGTAGAGGAGCTGCGGCAGCGGGAGCCCGGGCGCGAGGTGGAGGTGCGCGTGGAGGATGGGCTCGAGGCGACGGCCGACCCCGGGCTCGTCAAGGTGGCGCTCGAGAACCTGCTCGGCAACGCCTGGAAGTTCACCGCCAGGGAGGAGCGGGCCGTCATAGAGTTCGGCCGCGCCGTGCGCGAGAGGGAGCCGGGGCGCCCGCTCTCCTGCTACTACGTCCGGGACAACGGGGTCGGCTTCGACATGGCCTACGCCGGCAAGCTCTTCGGTCCCTTCCAGCGGCTGCACACCGAGGAGGAGTTCGAGGGGACCGGGGTGGGGCTGGCCACCGTGTGGCGGGTCGTCCGGCGGCACGGGGGCGTGATCTGGGCCGAGGCCGCCGAGGGAGAGGGGGCGGCCTTCTACTTCACCCTCTCGCCCTGA
- a CDS encoding alkaline phosphatase D family protein, whose translation MGGGLSQARMDRGRFLRAAGALALLPVLVRCGGERLPDYPFRLGVASGEPSPDGFVIWTRLAPDPLAPDGLGGMPEDAEHAVRWEVSEDEGFRRVVRAGRAEARPELGHSVHVEVGGLRSGRWYWYRFEAGGEVSPVGRARTLPAPGEAVGSLSFALASCQDWAGGDYPAYRRMAGEELDLVVHLGDYVYEEEDTRTLADFRRLYGLYKSAPALREAHAAFPFVAVPDDHEVDNDWAGPYPEDYPELGREEFLRIRAAAFQAYYEHMPLRPSSLPRGPRMRLHRRLRFGGLAELHLLDTRQHRDDQPTGRLIAPRRPEALEPGRSMLGEEQRRWLFSGLRRSRARWNLIAQQTMLARYDYDTGPGVSVNHDQWDGYAAARRRLLGFLRERRPSGPVVLSGDWHAGFVNDLKADFRDPASQTVAPEIVTPSISSGCPWADRVERALGENPHVKYFGGDRRGYVRCSLQEGLLRADFRLLEGPERMVTASSWAVEAGSPEARRAF comes from the coding sequence GTGGGAGGCGGCCTGAGCCAGGCCAGGATGGATCGTGGGCGTTTCCTGCGCGCGGCGGGGGCGCTCGCGCTCCTGCCCGTGCTCGTCCGCTGCGGCGGCGAGCGGCTCCCGGACTACCCCTTCCGGCTCGGGGTGGCCTCGGGAGAGCCCTCCCCCGACGGCTTCGTCATCTGGACCCGCCTCGCCCCGGACCCCCTCGCCCCGGACGGCCTTGGGGGCATGCCGGAAGACGCAGAGCACGCGGTGCGCTGGGAGGTTTCCGAGGATGAGGGCTTCCGGAGGGTGGTGAGGGCGGGGAGGGCCGAGGCGCGGCCGGAGCTTGGGCACAGCGTGCACGTTGAGGTTGGGGGCTTGAGGTCTGGGAGGTGGTACTGGTACAGGTTCGAGGCGGGAGGGGAGGTGAGCCCCGTGGGCAGGGCGAGGACGCTGCCCGCTCCCGGGGAGGCGGTGGGGAGCCTCTCCTTCGCGCTCGCCTCCTGCCAGGACTGGGCGGGGGGAGACTACCCGGCCTACCGGCGGATGGCGGGGGAGGAGCTGGACCTCGTCGTCCACCTCGGCGACTACGTCTACGAGGAGGAGGACACCCGCACGCTCGCGGACTTCCGCCGCCTCTACGGCCTGTACAAGAGCGCCCCGGCGCTGCGCGAGGCCCACGCCGCCTTCCCCTTCGTCGCCGTCCCCGACGACCACGAGGTGGACAACGACTGGGCGGGCCCCTACCCGGAGGACTACCCGGAGCTCGGGCGGGAGGAGTTCCTGCGCATCAGGGCCGCGGCCTTCCAGGCCTACTACGAGCACATGCCCCTCAGGCCCTCCTCGCTGCCGCGGGGGCCGCGCATGCGCCTGCACAGGCGCCTCCGGTTCGGCGGCCTCGCCGAGCTACACCTCCTCGACACCCGCCAGCACCGGGACGACCAGCCCACCGGCCGGCTCATCGCCCCCCGCAGGCCGGAGGCGCTGGAGCCCGGCCGCTCCATGCTGGGCGAGGAGCAGCGGCGCTGGCTCTTCTCCGGCCTGCGGCGCTCGCGGGCGCGCTGGAACCTCATCGCCCAGCAGACCATGCTCGCCCGCTACGACTACGACACCGGGCCGGGCGTGAGCGTAAACCACGACCAGTGGGACGGGTACGCGGCGGCCCGCCGGCGGCTGCTCGGCTTCCTGCGCGAGCGGCGGCCCTCCGGACCGGTGGTCCTCTCCGGCGACTGGCACGCCGGGTTCGTCAACGACCTCAAGGCCGACTTCCGCGACCCCGCCTCCCAGACGGTGGCCCCCGAGATCGTCACCCCCTCCATCAGCTCGGGCTGCCCGTGGGCGGACCGGGTGGAGCGGGCGCTGGGCGAGAACCCGCACGTCAAGTACTTCGGGGGCGACCGGCGGGGGTACGTCCGCTGCTCTCTCCAGGAGGGCCTGCTGCGGGCCGACTTCCGGCTCCTGGAGGGCCCCGAGAGGATGGTCACCGCCTCCTCGTGGGCCGTGGAGGCCGGAAGCCCCGAGGCCCGCAGGGCTTTTTAA
- a CDS encoding glycerophosphodiester phosphodiesterase, with product MLAAAPAGAKAGAKQPEPEDVVLNVGHRGASGYAPEHTFTAYDLALRMGADYIEQDLQMTRDGVLVVLHDETLDRTARPTAESGPGDCTGLVREKTLAQIKTCDVGSWFNEAYPQYARPEYVGLRIPTLEEVFQRYRKSVNYYIETKSPEAAPGMEEELLRLMDEYGLTRPAAERWQVLIQSFSPASLQKVHALDPSLPLIQLFSGTETSETIRAKLDATAAYAVGIGPSKDDVDAELVGAAHARCLDVHPYTVNESAEMEGLIATGVDGMFTNFPDRLDAVLGESAIDGRKRAAALAERANDACRGEEERGRTASNGI from the coding sequence TTGCTCGCCGCCGCGCCCGCCGGGGCGAAGGCCGGGGCGAAGCAGCCGGAGCCCGAGGACGTGGTGCTGAACGTCGGGCACAGGGGCGCCTCCGGGTACGCGCCGGAGCACACCTTCACCGCCTACGACCTGGCGCTCAGGATGGGCGCCGACTACATCGAGCAGGACCTGCAGATGACGCGCGACGGCGTGCTCGTCGTCCTGCACGACGAGACGCTTGACCGCACCGCTAGGCCGACGGCCGAGTCCGGGCCGGGCGACTGCACGGGCCTCGTGCGCGAGAAGACGCTCGCGCAGATAAAGACCTGCGACGTCGGGAGCTGGTTCAACGAGGCGTACCCGCAGTACGCGAGGCCGGAGTACGTGGGCCTGAGGATCCCCACGCTCGAGGAGGTCTTCCAGAGGTACCGCAAGAGCGTCAACTACTACATCGAGACGAAGAGCCCCGAGGCCGCGCCCGGGATGGAGGAGGAGCTGTTGCGGCTGATGGACGAGTACGGGCTCACGAGGCCCGCCGCCGAGCGATGGCAGGTCCTTATCCAGTCCTTCTCCCCCGCCAGCCTGCAGAAGGTCCACGCGCTCGACCCCTCGCTGCCCCTGATACAGCTCTTCTCCGGCACGGAGACGAGCGAGACCATCCGGGCCAAGCTCGACGCCACCGCCGCCTACGCGGTCGGCATAGGCCCCTCGAAGGACGACGTGGACGCCGAGCTCGTGGGGGCGGCGCACGCCCGCTGCCTCGACGTCCACCCCTACACCGTCAACGAGAGCGCGGAGATGGAGGGGCTCATCGCGACGGGCGTGGACGGGATGTTCACGAACTTCCCCGACCGGCTCGACGCGGTCCTCGGAGAGAGCGCCATAGACGGCAGGAAGCGCGCCGCCGCCCTCGCCGAGCGGGCGAACGACGCCTGCAGGGGCGAGGAGGAGCGCGGGCGGACAGCATCGAACGGGATATAG
- a CDS encoding alkaline phosphatase D family protein, protein MAQRDSRPRAGVTRRRFLGAAGAAGLILISGSPVWARPKRGGTTGRPRVTHGVQSGDVGLRGGVVWARADRPARMIVEVSPTESFRRVRRYRGPVATPQTDLTARLELRGLPPGEEVFYRVRFEDEERPGRVGEAVAGRFRTAPGRGRDVSFVWGGDTAGQGWGINPDFGGMKIYETMLREEPDFFVHSGDNIYADNPLEERVVLPDGTVWRNVVTEEKAKVAETLDEFRGNYRYNLMDENLRRFNAAVPTFAQWDDHEVLNNWYPGEVLEDPRYTVKDVDVLAARARRAFREYLPLRRRGEIFRKISYGPSLEVFFLDLRTYRGPNTTNDQPVRSELTELFGERQLRWIKRELKTSRATWKVIASDLPVGLVVPDGAAFEAVANARPGTPLGRELEVADLLSFMKRERIRNTVWLTADVHYTAAHRYEPSRAAFRDFDPFWEFVSGPLHAGTFGPNELDPTFGPQVVFQRAADYPNQPPSDGLQFYGHAAIDGDTGVMTVSLKDLRGETLHSVELEPAR, encoded by the coding sequence ATGGCGCAGCGGGATAGCCGCCCCCGGGCGGGGGTCACCCGCCGCCGCTTTCTCGGGGCCGCGGGGGCGGCGGGCCTGATCCTGATCTCCGGCTCCCCGGTGTGGGCGCGGCCGAAGCGGGGCGGCACGACGGGGCGACCCCGCGTCACCCACGGCGTCCAGAGCGGCGACGTGGGCCTCCGCGGCGGCGTAGTCTGGGCGCGCGCCGACCGCCCGGCGCGCATGATAGTGGAGGTCTCCCCGACGGAGTCGTTCCGCAGGGTCCGCCGCTACCGCGGCCCCGTCGCCACCCCGCAGACCGACCTCACCGCGCGGCTCGAGCTGCGGGGGCTGCCCCCGGGCGAGGAGGTCTTCTACCGGGTACGCTTCGAGGACGAGGAGCGGCCGGGGCGCGTGGGAGAGGCCGTCGCCGGCCGCTTCCGCACCGCCCCCGGGCGCGGGCGCGACGTGAGCTTCGTGTGGGGCGGGGACACCGCCGGGCAGGGCTGGGGCATCAACCCCGACTTCGGCGGGATGAAGATCTACGAGACCATGCTCCGGGAGGAGCCGGACTTCTTCGTCCACAGCGGCGACAACATCTACGCCGACAACCCCCTGGAGGAGAGGGTCGTGCTGCCGGACGGCACCGTCTGGCGCAACGTGGTCACCGAGGAGAAGGCCAAGGTCGCCGAGACGCTCGACGAGTTCCGCGGCAACTACAGGTACAACCTCATGGACGAGAACCTGCGGCGCTTCAACGCCGCCGTCCCCACCTTCGCGCAGTGGGACGACCACGAGGTGCTCAACAACTGGTACCCCGGCGAGGTGCTCGAAGACCCCCGCTACACCGTCAAGGACGTGGACGTGCTCGCCGCGCGGGCCCGCCGCGCCTTCCGGGAGTACCTGCCGCTGCGGCGGCGCGGCGAGATCTTCCGCAAGATAAGCTACGGCCCCTCGCTGGAGGTCTTCTTCCTCGACCTGCGCACCTACCGCGGGCCCAACACCACGAACGACCAGCCCGTCCGGAGCGAGCTCACGGAGCTCTTCGGCGAGCGCCAGCTCCGCTGGATCAAGCGCGAGCTGAAGACCTCGCGCGCCACCTGGAAGGTGATCGCCTCCGACCTGCCCGTCGGCCTCGTCGTCCCCGACGGCGCGGCCTTCGAGGCCGTAGCCAACGCCCGGCCCGGCACGCCGCTGGGGCGCGAGCTGGAGGTCGCCGACCTCCTCTCGTTCATGAAGCGCGAGAGGATAAGGAACACGGTCTGGCTCACCGCCGACGTGCACTACACCGCCGCCCACCGCTACGAGCCGTCGCGGGCGGCCTTCCGGGACTTCGACCCCTTCTGGGAGTTCGTCTCCGGCCCCCTGCACGCCGGCACCTTCGGGCCCAACGAGCTCGACCCGACCTTCGGCCCGCAGGTCGTCTTCCAGAGGGCCGCCGACTACCCGAACCAGCCGCCCTCCGACGGCCTGCAGTTCTACGGCCACGCCGCCATCGACGGCGACACCGGGGTCATGACCGTGAGCCTCAAGGACCTGCGCGGAGAGACGCTCCACTCCGTCGAGCTGGAGCCGGCGCGGTGA